Proteins from one Cryptomeria japonica chromosome 4, Sugi_1.0, whole genome shotgun sequence genomic window:
- the LOC131875507 gene encoding early nodulin-75-like → MAFALHHFLLPVILLGFVSVSLSEGPFPPSHHNEKPPPESRPPTLPLPLHKPEPRYPSPFVPKPPPLHKPPFEGKTPMKDARPPTLPKPQPQPHHPAPFIPKPPPLHKPPFEGKPPMKDGHPPTLPKPQPHHPSPFVAKPPPFHKPPFEKKPPMKDGHYSSLAGAHESPPLPKVKPPVIPKPPPVHGKVPPHNVNEYSTSFSHEKPHPPFHKPGSPIFNPHGQPHPPLKKSPPKPVVKPPPKKGHYNPPLMH, encoded by the coding sequence ATGGCTTTCgctcttcatcattttcttttaCCTGTCATCTTGTTGGGATTTGTCTCTGTGTCCTTATCCGAGGGTCCATTCCCTCCATCTCACCACAATGAAAAGCCTCCACCAGAATCTCGCCCTCCTACGCTTCCACTGCCACTTCACAAGCCAGAACCACGCTATCCTTCTCCCTTTGTTCCGAAGCCTCCACCACTTCATAAGCCCCCATTTGAAGGGAAAACTCCCATGAAAGATGCTCGCCCTCCTACACTTCCAAAGCCACAACCACAACCACACCACCCTGCTCCTTTTATTCCAAAGCCACCTCCCCTTCACAAGCCCCCATTTGAAGGAAAACCTCCCATGAAAGATGGTCACCCTCCCACGCTCCCAAAGCCACAGCCACACCACCCTTCTCCCTTTGTTGCAAAGCCACCACCCTTTCACAAGCCTCCATTTGAAAAGAAACCTCCCATGAAAGATGGCCACTACTCTTCTCTTGCTGGTGCTCATGAATCTCCCCCCCTTCCCAAAGTCAAACCACCTGTCATTCCCAAGCCTCCACCAGTGCATGGAAAGGTACCTCCTCATAACGTCAATGAGTACTCCACTTCTTTCTCCCATGAAAAGCCTCATCCTCCATTTCACAAGCCAGGTTCACCCATCTTCAATCCCCATGGCCAACCCCATCCTCCCTTGAAGAAATCTCCTCCCAAGCCAGTAGTAAAGCCTCCACCAAAGAAAGGGCACTACAATCCTCCTCTGATGCATTAG